A region of Homo sapiens chromosome 17, GRCh38.p14 Primary Assembly DNA encodes the following proteins:
- the KRT40 gene encoding keratin, type I cytoskeletal 40, with translation MTSDCSSTHCSPESCGTASGCAPASSCSVETACLPGTCATSRCQTPSFLSRSRGLTGCLLPCYFTGSCNSPCLVGNCAWCEDGVFTSNEKETMQFLNDRLASYLEKVRSLEETNAELESRIQEQCEQDIPMVCPDYQRYFNTIEDLQQKILCTKAENSRLAVQLDNCKLATDDFKSKYESELSLRQLLEADISSLHGILEELTLCKSDLEAHVESLKEDLLCLKKNHEEEVNLLREQLGDRLSVELDTAPTLDLNRVLDEMRCQCETVLANNRREAEEWLAVQTEELNQQQLSSAEQLQGCQMEILELKRTASALEIELQAQQSLTESLECTVAETEAQYSSQLAQIQCLIDNLENQLAEIRCDLERQNQEYQVLLDVKARLEGEINTYWGLLDSEDSRLSCSPCSTTCTSSNTCEPCSAYVICTVENCCL, from the exons ATGACTTCTGACTGctcctccacacactgctctccTGAGTCCTGTGGCACGGCTTCCGGTTGTGCACCTGCCTCAAGCTGCTCCGTGGAAACAGCTTGTCTCCCCGGTACCTGTGCTACATCCCGATGTCAGACTCCAAGCTTCCTATCCAGGTCTCGCGGGCTGACTGGTTGCCTCCTGCCATGCTACTTTACTGGGAGTTGTAATAGTCCCTGCTTGGTGGGGAACTGTGCCTGGTGTGAGGATGGGGTGTTCACTAGCAATGAGAAGGAGACGATGCAGTTCCTGAATGACAGACTCGCCAGCTATCTGGAGAAGGTGCGCAGCCTGGAGGAGACCAACGCAGAGCTGGAATCCAGGATCCAAGAACAATGTGAACAGGATATCCCAATGGTGTGCCCGGATTATCAGCGTTACTTCAACACCATTGAAGATCTCCAACAAAAG ATCTTATGCACGAAAGCAGAGAATTCTAGACTTGCTGTACAGCTTGACAACTGCAAACTGGCCACTGATGACTTTAAGTCAAA GTACGAGAGTGAACTGTCCCTTCGCCAGCTGTTAGAGGCTGACATCAGCAGCCTGCATGGGATCCTGGAGGAACTGACCCTGTGCAAATCTGATCTGGAGGCCCATGTGGAGTCTCTGAAGGAAGATCTCCTTTGCCTTAAGAAAAACCATGAAGAG GAAGTCAACTTGCTTCGTGAACAGCTTGGCGACCGCCTCAGTGTGGAGCTGGACACTGCCCCCACCCTTGACCTCAACAGGGTCCTGGATGAGATGCGCTGTCAGTGTGAAACGGTGCTTGCCAACAATCGCAGAGAAGCTGAAGAATGGTTGGCTGTTCAG ACAGAAGAGCTGAATCAGCAGCAACTGTCCAGCGCGGAGCAGCTGCAGGGCTGCCAGATGGAGATCTTGGAACTGAAACGCACAGCCAGTGCTCTGGAAATTGAGCTCCAAGCACAGCAAAGCCTG ACAGAATCTCTGGAATGCACCGTGGCAGAAACCGAGGCCCAGTACAGCTCCCAGCTGGCCCAAATTCAGTGTCTGATCGATAACCTGGAGAACCAGCTGGCCGAGATCCGCTGCGACCTGGAGCGACAGAACCAGGAGTACCAGGTGCTCCTGGACGTGAAGGCCCGGCTGGAGGGTGAGATCAACACGTACTGGGGCCTGCTGGACAGCGAGGACAGCAG GCTTTCCTGTAGCCCATGTTCGACCACATGCACCTCGAGCAACACTTGTGAGCCATGCTCAGCCTATGTCATCTGCACTGTTGAAAACTGCTGCTTGTGA
- the KRT40 gene encoding keratin, type I cytoskeletal 40 isoform X1 gives MTSDCSSTHCSPESCGTASGCAPASSCSVETACLPGTCATSRCQTPSFLSRSRGLTGCLLPCYFTGSCNSPCLVGNCAWCEDGVFTSNEKETMQFLNDRLASYLEKVRSLEETNAELESRIQEQCEQDIPMVCPDYQRYFNTIEDLQQKILCTKAENSRLAVQLDNCKLATDDFKSKYESELSLRQLLEADISSLHGILEELTLCKSDLEAHVESLKEDLLCLKKNHEETKKLRPF, from the exons ATGACTTCTGACTGctcctccacacactgctctccTGAGTCCTGTGGCACGGCTTCCGGTTGTGCACCTGCCTCAAGCTGCTCCGTGGAAACAGCTTGTCTCCCCGGTACCTGTGCTACATCCCGATGTCAGACTCCAAGCTTCCTATCCAGGTCTCGCGGGCTGACTGGTTGCCTCCTGCCATGCTACTTTACTGGGAGTTGTAATAGTCCCTGCTTGGTGGGGAACTGTGCCTGGTGTGAGGATGGGGTGTTCACTAGCAATGAGAAGGAGACGATGCAGTTCCTGAATGACAGACTCGCCAGCTATCTGGAGAAGGTGCGCAGCCTGGAGGAGACCAACGCAGAGCTGGAATCCAGGATCCAAGAACAATGTGAACAGGATATCCCAATGGTGTGCCCGGATTATCAGCGTTACTTCAACACCATTGAAGATCTCCAACAAAAG ATCTTATGCACGAAAGCAGAGAATTCTAGACTTGCTGTACAGCTTGACAACTGCAAACTGGCCACTGATGACTTTAAGTCAAA GTACGAGAGTGAACTGTCCCTTCGCCAGCTGTTAGAGGCTGACATCAGCAGCCTGCATGGGATCCTGGAGGAACTGACCCTGTGCAAATCTGATCTGGAGGCCCATGTGGAGTCTCTGAAGGAAGATCTCCTTTGCCTTAAGAAAAACCATGAAGAG acgaagaaactgaggcccttcTAA